In a single window of the Candidatus Firestonebacteria bacterium RIFOXYD2_FULL_39_29 genome:
- a CDS encoding ADP-glyceromanno-heptose 6-epimerase, translating into MKVIVTGAAGFIGSCIVRKLNDEGIKHILAVDQSDNPVKWDNLKGKVLDGYVDKDELLKELPKFKPNAIIHMGACSSTMQMDTKFLKKNNFEYSKALAEYSLKNKVSFLYASSAATYGNGNQGYSDEDKSTLIQKPLNPYGRSKQMFDLWLIKNKLQNKVTGFKFFNVFGPNEYHKEEMMSLICKAFDGVAAGKPMCLFKSYKKGYADGEQKRDFIYVKDAVDIVYYFLTHPKKRGIFNVGTGKARSWNDVAKALFASVKKKPKIEYIEMPVIIRDKYQYFTEADMTKLRHAGCKHECMTLEAAVKDYAKYLKNKSYW; encoded by the coding sequence ATGAAAGTTATTGTTACCGGGGCGGCGGGGTTTATTGGGAGCTGTATTGTCAGGAAGCTGAATGATGAAGGGATAAAGCACATCCTTGCTGTGGACCAGTCGGATAATCCTGTGAAATGGGACAATCTGAAAGGGAAGGTGCTGGACGGGTATGTGGATAAGGATGAACTCCTCAAAGAACTTCCTAAATTCAAACCGAATGCGATAATCCACATGGGGGCTTGCTCCTCCACGATGCAGATGGATACGAAATTTCTGAAAAAGAATAACTTTGAATACTCCAAAGCTCTTGCAGAGTACTCTTTAAAAAATAAAGTTTCCTTTCTCTATGCTTCATCTGCGGCTACTTATGGTAACGGAAATCAGGGATACAGCGATGAAGATAAAAGCACTCTCATCCAGAAACCTCTTAATCCTTACGGCAGATCGAAACAGATGTTCGACCTCTGGCTAATAAAAAACAAACTCCAGAATAAAGTTACCGGTTTCAAGTTCTTCAACGTCTTCGGTCCGAATGAGTACCATAAAGAAGAGATGATGAGTTTGATCTGCAAAGCTTTCGACGGAGTTGCGGCGGGAAAACCTATGTGTCTTTTTAAATCCTACAAAAAAGGTTACGCCGACGGCGAACAGAAGAGGGATTTTATCTACGTGAAGGATGCAGTGGATATTGTTTACTACTTCCTGACACATCCAAAGAAGAGAGGTATCTTTAATGTCGGCACGGGCAAAGCAAGGAGTTGGAACGATGTGGCCAAGGCCCTTTTTGCATCCGTCAAAAAGAAACCAAAAATAGAATATATAGAAATGCCTGTGATCATCCGTGACAAGTACCAGTATTTCACCGAAGCCGATATGACAAAACTCCGCCATGCCGGCTGTAAACACGAATGCATGACCCTGGAAGCCGCAGTGAAAGACTATGCTAAGTATTTAAAGAATAAGAGTTACTGGTGA